Proteins co-encoded in one Thamnophis elegans isolate rThaEle1 chromosome 1, rThaEle1.pri, whole genome shotgun sequence genomic window:
- the FOXA1 gene encoding hepatocyte nuclear factor 3-alpha isoform X2 — MNSGLGSMNSMNSYMSMNAMTTSGNMTSGSFNMSYANPSLGAGLSPGGTGASMNSMSAMGSALSPGGMNAMGGPQASLNGLGAYGAMGPCMSPMGYASSNLSRGRDAKSFKRSYPHAKPPYSYISLITMAIQQAPSKMLTLSEIYQWIMDLFPYYRQNQQRWQNSIRHSLSFNDCFVKVARSPDKPGKGSYWTLHPDSGNMFENGCYLRRQKRFKCEKQAGAKGGSGGGEGRKDPGGASSPLHRGQGKGGQLEAAPSSHSAGSPQALDQNGNGAELKPSVAAAAAAVAASVPGGPALAPLSHPGHALGPHEPQLHLKGDPHYSFNHPFSINNLMSSSEQQHKLDFKAYEQALQYSSYGACLPGGLPLSSASMGGRGAIEPSALEPSYYQGVYSRPVLNTS; from the coding sequence ATGAATTCCGGCCTGGGCTCCATGAATTCCATGAACAGCTACATGAGCATGAACGCCATGACCACCAGCGGCAATATGACGTCGGGTTCCTTCAATATGTCCTATGCCAACCCGAGCCTGGGGGCCGGCTTGAGCCCCGGCGGAACCGGAGCCAGCATGAACAGTATGTCAGCCATGGGGTCGGCCCTGAGTCCCGGGGGCATGAACGCCATGGGCGGCCCGCAGGCTTCGCTGAACGGACTGGGCGCCTACGGGGCCATGGGACCCTGCATGAGCCCCATGGGCTACGCCTCCTCCAACCTGAGCCGCGGCCGCGACGCCAAGAGCTTCAAGCGCAGCTACCCGCACGCCAAGCCGCCCTACTCGTACATCTCGCTCATCACCATGGCCATCCAGCAGGCGCCCAGCAAGATGCTGACGCTGAGCGAGATCTACCAGTGGATCATGGACCTCTTCCCTTACTACCGCCAAAACCAGCAGCGCTGGCAGAACTCGATCCGCCACTCGCTTTCCTTCAACGACTGCTTCGTCAAGGTCGCCCGCTCGCCGGACAAGCCGGGCAAAGGCTCTTACTGGACGCTGCACCCGGACTCGGGCAACATGTTCGAGAACGGCTGCTACCTCCGGCGCCAGAAGCGCTTCAAGTGCGAAAAGCAAGCCGGGGCCAAGGGCGGCTCGGGCGGAGGCGAGGGAAGGAAAGACCCGGGCGGGGCCAGCTCTCCCTTGCACCGAGGCCAAGGCAAAGGAGGGCAGCTGGAGGCCGCCCCGTCCAGCCACAGCGCCGGCAGCCCGCAAGCCCTGGACCAAAACGGGAACGGAGCCGAGCTGAAGCCCTCCGTGGCCGCGGCGGCGGCTGCAGTAGCAGCCTCGGTCCCCGGCGGGCCCGCCTTGGCCCCCTTGAGTCACCCGGGCCACGCGCTGGGACCCCACGAGCCGCAGCTGCACCTGAAGGGCGACCCCCACTATTCTTTCAACCACCCCTTCTCCATCAACAACCTCATGTCCTCCTCCGAACAGCAGCACAAGCTGGACTTCAAAGCCTACGAGCAAGCGCTGCAATATTCCTCCTACGGGGCCTGCCTGCCTGGCGGGTTGCCCCTCAGCAGCGCTTCCATGGGCGGGAGGGGAGCCATTGAGCCCTCGGCCCTGGAGCCCTCCTACTACCAAGGTGTGTATTCCAGACCGGTGCTGAACACCTCTTAG
- the FOXA1 gene encoding hepatocyte nuclear factor 3-alpha isoform X1, which produces MVTPRTLTSRMLGTVKMEGHDASEWNSYYAETQEAYSTVPVSNMNSGLGSMNSMNSYMSMNAMTTSGNMTSGSFNMSYANPSLGAGLSPGGTGASMNSMSAMGSALSPGGMNAMGGPQASLNGLGAYGAMGPCMSPMGYASSNLSRGRDAKSFKRSYPHAKPPYSYISLITMAIQQAPSKMLTLSEIYQWIMDLFPYYRQNQQRWQNSIRHSLSFNDCFVKVARSPDKPGKGSYWTLHPDSGNMFENGCYLRRQKRFKCEKQAGAKGGSGGGEGRKDPGGASSPLHRGQGKGGQLEAAPSSHSAGSPQALDQNGNGAELKPSVAAAAAAVAASVPGGPALAPLSHPGHALGPHEPQLHLKGDPHYSFNHPFSINNLMSSSEQQHKLDFKAYEQALQYSSYGACLPGGLPLSSASMGGRGAIEPSALEPSYYQGVYSRPVLNTS; this is translated from the coding sequence GCCTATTCGACGGTGCCAGTGAGCAACATGAATTCCGGCCTGGGCTCCATGAATTCCATGAACAGCTACATGAGCATGAACGCCATGACCACCAGCGGCAATATGACGTCGGGTTCCTTCAATATGTCCTATGCCAACCCGAGCCTGGGGGCCGGCTTGAGCCCCGGCGGAACCGGAGCCAGCATGAACAGTATGTCAGCCATGGGGTCGGCCCTGAGTCCCGGGGGCATGAACGCCATGGGCGGCCCGCAGGCTTCGCTGAACGGACTGGGCGCCTACGGGGCCATGGGACCCTGCATGAGCCCCATGGGCTACGCCTCCTCCAACCTGAGCCGCGGCCGCGACGCCAAGAGCTTCAAGCGCAGCTACCCGCACGCCAAGCCGCCCTACTCGTACATCTCGCTCATCACCATGGCCATCCAGCAGGCGCCCAGCAAGATGCTGACGCTGAGCGAGATCTACCAGTGGATCATGGACCTCTTCCCTTACTACCGCCAAAACCAGCAGCGCTGGCAGAACTCGATCCGCCACTCGCTTTCCTTCAACGACTGCTTCGTCAAGGTCGCCCGCTCGCCGGACAAGCCGGGCAAAGGCTCTTACTGGACGCTGCACCCGGACTCGGGCAACATGTTCGAGAACGGCTGCTACCTCCGGCGCCAGAAGCGCTTCAAGTGCGAAAAGCAAGCCGGGGCCAAGGGCGGCTCGGGCGGAGGCGAGGGAAGGAAAGACCCGGGCGGGGCCAGCTCTCCCTTGCACCGAGGCCAAGGCAAAGGAGGGCAGCTGGAGGCCGCCCCGTCCAGCCACAGCGCCGGCAGCCCGCAAGCCCTGGACCAAAACGGGAACGGAGCCGAGCTGAAGCCCTCCGTGGCCGCGGCGGCGGCTGCAGTAGCAGCCTCGGTCCCCGGCGGGCCCGCCTTGGCCCCCTTGAGTCACCCGGGCCACGCGCTGGGACCCCACGAGCCGCAGCTGCACCTGAAGGGCGACCCCCACTATTCTTTCAACCACCCCTTCTCCATCAACAACCTCATGTCCTCCTCCGAACAGCAGCACAAGCTGGACTTCAAAGCCTACGAGCAAGCGCTGCAATATTCCTCCTACGGGGCCTGCCTGCCTGGCGGGTTGCCCCTCAGCAGCGCTTCCATGGGCGGGAGGGGAGCCATTGAGCCCTCGGCCCTGGAGCCCTCCTACTACCAAGGTGTGTATTCCAGACCGGTGCTGAACACCTCTTAG